AGCGGAGCTGGACGTACTTTCAAAGGTCAGGAGGCTTGCTAGCTGGACTCACTGAACTCAATGAGACATGTGGAGATGAGGAACTTGCAGATATAATATCCCAACTAGACGGAGGTGGTTTGGAACCCGTCCTCTGCTGCAAGGGTGGTAACCCCAGGGCAAGTTATCTAATATCCTCAAGCAGACTCATTTGAATCCTGTCTGGTTGGACCCTCCTTATTccaacagcaaacaaacaaacaaacaaaaaaccaaaaataaaaccaaaaactcaaCAAAACCTGAAGACAATGAAATCAATTCCTATAGTCtcactctctcttctttccttcaacCGTTTTACAAAGGCTAGTACAAGGGCAACGGTTCTGAGCTCTCAGGAAATAGGGTCATAGATGCTTTTGGAGGCTGAGAGGCATGAAACAGCCATCTAGAAATTCCTTTCATCTTATGGCACTGATTTAGTTTAGACTtgatttctcctcccctccctccacctgtgcTCTCTCACCCCCAGATGGACATATTGGCATCAGACAGCTCTAGCTTTCAATCTGTACTGGGATTTGCCAGCAGAAGAGACGTTGGTCTTTGTCATCCTGAAGTTCCCACTGCACCACCAGTTTTatctagagaaagagaaaacgAATTGGGAAAAATGAAGCTAGGACCTTGCCTCAATCCAGAATTGGTTTAATTATGAATCCTACATGTAAATTGTAACAAACTGCCTAATTCCTCATACTTTTCTTCTTAAATCACACCATCACGAAGGCTGCTTGGGACGTGGGCACAGCCTGTGGACTTAAGCTCAGAAGGGCAAACCTATGATTTGGTGTTAGCAGTACCATGTCCTAGCCTAGTTAGCTTATCAAGTAACAGCTTCTAAAGTGCTCTTTTCCCTCTTAGATCAGTGGTACATAAATGAAGCCttacatgaaaaataattttacatttaaacaaTTTCACATGTATTTTGGCAGTTTGTTCCAGCTTTTTCCAACTGTAACTATGAAGAGCAGATAGTAAAAAGTTAGATTCTTAGGTCCCAGGAAACCTACTTGTTAGCTAGAAAAGGAAATGTCAAAGCACAAAGGATGTCCAAAGAAGTTTAGGGTTGTATGAATAATTTCAGGGACAATGACCCTTTGTGGCAATATAGTTTTGATTAATGCCCTTGAACTGTTTTTTTGATAATATAACTCCTTAGAGATCTCTGCCTTGACTTGCTGCACTCATACTATGACCTTtctcttctgattcttttttttttttttaacattgatttatttattggtttatttatttatttactactaatggaggtactggggattgaacccaggaccttattcatgctaggcaggcactcaaccactgagctgtacatttCCCCTCTGACTCTTAATAGTAAAGCACTTTGCCAGTCTTTTCTTATGTGGACATTAGCCTACTTGCTATTAGTTACAACCTTTCTTTCATACTCACGATGTTTCTTTGCAATGCAACATTTGAGTGACTGTGATACCCAGCTTCTCAAAACTTGTTTGGTGAGTTTTTCAAGACTAGTACATGTTAACTACTGTTTCACTTACTCTTGCACAAATTAACATAGTTTAAGTTGGTTTTCAGATGAAATGTAATTCACTTAACAATAACTACCATATATTAAGTGCCTAGTCTATATCAGGCCCTAACTAGAGACTCTGTATAAGTCACTAAGGCTCAGAAACACCTGTGATTATATGAATGTTCTTCAGGTTAATCTATAAATCTGCTTGTGACCTTTAGGGTCTCTGATAAGCCCTAAGAACAGACTCCCTATATTAGAGTCTCTTTAgaatgttatttaatttcttgcTGTTTTTAGGAACTAAATGGCCAGATTGCTCCTGGGTTCTACTTGACCTCCTTTTAAGAAATGCAGCTCTTTTTCTTGGTGGAAAAAAGTAATCCCCTTACTTCCTCCATTCTTACCAAGATTCCTATCTTTCACACAGGCCCATTGCTGCAGGCGCTATCTCACACGTGTTTGGCAGAAAAAGCAGCTggtggaggagaaaggagagggaaaagccACCTCTCTGCTATGAACTGAACAAATGACTGCTCTTTTGTTAAGAGATTAACGGAGAAACCAGGTTTTTCTGATGAAAATGCTATGACAACTTGAAATCCTGAACCGTTTGATATACCTGGCTGAAATCCTATAATACTGCACAGGTCTGGGAGTCACAAGCCCTGGCTCTAAATCTAGGCTGTAATATTTCTCAGCAGAGTGGACTCTGTTCATATTACACAGCATCGGAGGCTGAAATCTCTTGACCTGTAAAACGGGAATAATACCTCTATAGAGGGTGGTCCTGAGAATCCAGtgaaatactgtatataaaagaggcACCCTGAGGCCCAGGCTAACCATTAGGCCGTAGACAATGGACAAAGGGACAGAATGAAAACACTGCTCCATCTCAGGATTCCTACACTCAGACTTATCTCCTTTCCCACAGGCGTCTGCCTCTTCCTCATACTCCTACTCCATTTTCTCcctgccctctcttctctgatttctaaCTCAGTCACAAGGCCTTTGGCATCCTCAACCACAAGGTCACTTACAGAGGGGTATTCATTCTTCACCGGCAGTTTATTCAGGTAGCTATAGGTCTTGTCTTTTTGGATGGGGCAGTTGATCCCACTCTTACAACCATCGGGCTCGGGAATGGGAAAGGGAATTGAGACGCCCAGCACAATGCCATGCACCACGGCTTTGCTACTTTGCGACTGAGTacctaaaaggaagaaaagagaatcagaCAGTGAAGGAAATACCGATTTCCAAACTCGAAGTCAAAAATCCAGCTATAGTCTCAAGCAACGGCATTGCTGTGATGGCAAATCAAAGGCTGTACCTCTTAACTCCTCAGGTCTGTTTCCCTCTGTAGTTATGCTTAGTGCCTCTGTCGATGCTACAGAGCGAGTATTCACTCTGAAACTTGAAAAACTACTgaggcataaaaaaaaaaagcaatcggTGGGGGCTGTTTTCCGTACTCTTAACCCTGCCTTGCTCTTCACTGTCTTTCATAGTTTCTCAGGAGAATCAGAGCTACCTGGATAAATAATCTTATCCAATAAGCAAATTGATTTTTGGCAGTCAACTTTCTGTTTACTCTTTACATCAGCTTCTGTCAAAGTGTATTGTGTATCTTAAAGAGTGTGAGGAGACTGGTCCCTGAATTCACAAATACCCCACCCAGAGGATTCCATtagaaattaagaataaaatggaAGACAATATGGAGAGAGGGAACAGAAGTCTCTGGAGCAGTGCTATGGGCTGTAACAGGAATGAAGGAGTAACTCATTAGAAATGGGGTAAATTAGGAAGAGGTACATTTCTCGCTAACCTCTACCTACCAGACTACAAGATGGGTACGaggaataaatatattaaaattgggGCAATTGGAGTTATGAGTTATTTGATTATTCTGGAGATCCAGGGAATTGGCTCTGTTTCTTTCCGTCTGGGTTGGGGATTACTTTGTTTAGAAGGTACTTTTTTGGTTTGGAACAATAAGAAGGGACAGAGTATCACCCAGGAGAGAAAGCAACTCTAGTACATTGAGCTGTTGTTAGGCTTAAGAACAAGAGATGATAGGAATTTTGAGATTTCTTATCAGTCTGTGTAGTCTAGTTCCATAGGATAGAAAATGAGGGAAAGATTCAAGGTAGATACCCATTCTAGAAATAGAGATTTCACATTTGTCTAGATTTCTGGGAATCTGAAGGAGATGACTGTGGTACCAGGAGGCAACAAGTTCCAATGCTATTTCTTCAAGCTGAGGAATAATGCTTAGACTTCTTGATTGTTTCCTGGGTCCCCAGTGAGTTCCTTAAACCTTACAGAGGCTGAATATTAATTGTTCCTCTATTTTCaggcagaaaatatttaatagctGGAAGATGTATTGAAGTAATATTTTGGAGGAGTTCCAAAGTCTACAGAATTGGAGTCTGCACTACACTCTGCAGTCTGTAGCTAAACAGAGTTGAAACATTCCCAAAAAATCTGCTGTGCAAATTGGACTAAAACAGGACAGAGAGAAGCCAAGCTGTCTTCTCCAACCTGTGAACCCATGGAAATCCCCCGTTTGCTTGAAGGGAGTCTGGCAACTCGAGTCTGTGTCCTTAGGGCAACAGGCATATGGGAACCCAGTATGAGAAGGTAAGGGCATAGTGAATCCAAGATTTGCCCAGTGGGAAGGGAGGTCCCAGAATTCCTGACTGCAATTCCCCTCCCTCACATTCCCATGCTCATCCCAACAGCTGAGACTGATGTGATGTTTTAAGATGAATTTGAAGGTAAGAGCCACTTTTACTTACTACTGGCGAAGGTGACATTGACACCGTAAGATTGTCCTTTGTGCAGtttgcagggctgggtggggcatGGGTTGACATTCACTTCCTTTATAACTCCGACCACAGAacctacaaaagaagaaaaatgaattggAACAGGAGGGAAAACAAATCACCAAGGCTGTCCCGTACCTAATGGGAAGGAGCTCCGCACCCTCAGTGAGGGTGAGCTCGTTCTCCTCTGGCCATCAGGGGTCTCCGGGAAACTGTTCATATTTGCTGGGCGAAGtagaattaaagaaattaatgagTATATATAGCCAGCTCCCCTGCTCTATATCCTGGGAGAGCTATATCAGGGAAAAACCATTCCACCCCTCCTTCTACCCCAACACAGGATTTTAAAGCAGCACACACATAGCATGAGCAATGGCTCAAGTCACAAGGTTGCCGTTTCTTTTTGGAATCTTGAGACTGGCTGCTCCCAACCTGCCCCTCCCCATCATCTTTCAGTCCTGTCCTGGGATCTCTCCAAATCAGAGGTCTCCGAGCTTCATATACCCTTACTGATGAGAACAATTTTAAGCACACATCAGTAATGCATATTAACACTCTACTCTGGAACCTGTGTTCTTCAAAATAAGTTTGGGGCAAAgtgtgtgtccttttttttttcccctccagtgtAAACAAGGAAAAAAGTACTGTTTGTTCACAATAAATGCTGACCAAAAAAGCTTAAgtacaaatctttaaaaatcccCTTACTTCATTCAGGTCCCTGAAACCAAACAGTTGAATAGGAGAGGATGCAAGTAAACTGCCTGTTAACCCTGCCTGTAACAGGGTGAGCTTAAGCTTAACTTACCACTTACCTATCATTGCTGAGAGCTAGACTCCCATTTGAAATCTCactggctccatcacttactgTGGAACCTCAGGGCAAGATACTTAACTTCTCTAGACATAATAACAGTACCCTCACAGGGTAGGTGAGCTAATACACATATACAGCTCTTAGGTAAGTGCTTGGAATATAGTAATGCTATCTGAGTGTTTACTAATACTATTATCATACTGGGATTCAGTCCATGAATTCAATCTAGAGTAGCTGTTCCTGGTTAGCAAGTTCCCCTTTAACACAAAAGGTGAGACTCTCACCTCAAATATACCTTCTGGGTAGAAATGATGGATCTAGACAATAGAAAGGACTCTTTGTCTCAAAGTAGAATGTATGAGGTCAGAAATGAAATAGCAGGTTGAGAACTCATTATCGGCCTGTTCTTGGGTGGAACAGTTTCACCATATCGACCAACACTGCTCCAGAAAGGTCTCTAAATAATACTTTGCAGCCCCCTATCCCCAGCTTGCTTCTCCATCATGGCAAAGTTCTCAAACAATACACAAGGTTCTCTTCTCTAAGCACTCTCTTCCACTGTGTCCTATCTTCTATGTCACGGCTAGGCGGAAGAATACCTGGAACTTTAATCAACAAATTACTGAAAATCAGTGCTTATGCTAAAGCTTTCAACTTCCAGTTTCTACCTACTTCTTTCAAGGCTGGGTCATATGATCTGGTAGGAACTGAGTAAAGGGCAGTACTTGTAGCTCCTTCATCCAGTTTTTTTGCTGACAAGAGGGTCTTGGATTCCAGTGTCAATAGAACAAACTTCTCAGTCCTAACCTGCAAAAATTGCAAAACTAGTTTGCTTGGCCCCATTTCTCACTTGAGGAAATACTACTCCAAGGGAAACGGGGCATAGAGTGGAACTCAAAAAACCTTTTGATGTGGGTGAGCACTGAGATTTTTTACACTGTTATTTCCCAATTCAAaagtaaattggaaaaaaaaaagtaaattgaaagTCTGTAACTGAAACCCTCCTACCCTTAAGAAGTTTTTGCCATAGGTGTacacttgcttctttttttttttttttttccttccaaatgagCAGAACAATGTCAGGatttagtttccttattttttttttcttttaaatgttacaGTTAAAACCTAAAGTGACTCACAAACACCCACTAGTTTCCTACTGCTTACTACCTGTAAGAACGTGGGCAAGTTACTTTTTAtgtgcctgtctcctcatctataaaacaaatcATGAGAGTTGAATGAGTTAATAAAGTTAGTGCAGTGTCTTCATCCAAATGTCAGCCATTAACTttaatggagatgataatagcaTCTTTCAAGTGCCAGTCTCTAGCTCAGTGGAACAGCATTTGTTAAGTATTAATATACCAGCAGTCTTTATTCCCTGATCAATCCTCTCCTGTAGCCCCCAAGTTTGCTTTTGTCTCAACATGAATTTTG
This DNA window, taken from Camelus dromedarius isolate mCamDro1 chromosome 5, mCamDro1.pat, whole genome shotgun sequence, encodes the following:
- the NPC2 gene encoding NPC intracellular cholesterol transporter 2, translating into MRFLAPTFLLLALSASALAEPVHFKDCGSVVGVIKEVNVNPCPTQPCKLHKGQSYGVNVTFASSTQSQSSKAVVHGIVLGVSIPFPIPEPDGCKSGINCPIQKDKTYSYLNKLPVKNEYPSIKLVVQWELQDDKDQRLFCWQIPVQIES